The following proteins come from a genomic window of Sorghum bicolor cultivar BTx623 chromosome 3, Sorghum_bicolor_NCBIv3, whole genome shotgun sequence:
- the LOC8079229 gene encoding protein NRT1/ PTR FAMILY 1.2: MEERSLAFETESAGEDECFKGNKGGFRALPFIFANEMLEKVAGFGLNTNMITYLTDKYHLSTVTSQTMLFVWGAISNFAPIPGAIVADMYLGRFMAVALGSVACLIGMVFLWLTATVPGARPPPCNGDQCAPPGARHLAWLLAGFAFLSLGAGGVRPCSMAFGADQFSRHPKQRRLRILQAYFNAYYASIGVAFMVAVTAIVYLQDNVSWNVGFAVPMGLMLLSTVSFFLGSGLYIKEKGKRQMFAGIGAAVGAAIRNRGARLPDKTVDGVYHHLKDCKLAVPTDKLRFLNKACLLRATKEDAPCNGSDAAASERHGHDGKRPCTVDQVEQLKSAIRVLPIWSSTIFLALAMNQSFAVKQADTMDRRVGAGGFRVPSGSLAVFNMATMSLWSASYDRWVAPALQRYTGNQRGLTMKQRIGGGLLLATASTAVSAAVEGARRRLALSGVTISAFWLVPQFALVGLAEAFGVIGEIEFFYTELPKSMASFSMSLLYMAFGVGNLAGALIVKVVQVASMRGGRTGWLVDDLNAGHYDYYYWLLTGYGVANFVYFAWCCWVYGEEGKNVEWEEEGNTEQP, encoded by the exons ATGGAGGAGCGCTCTCTTGCTTTCGAGACTGAATCGGCAGGAGAAGATGAGTGCTTCAAGGGCAACAAGGGCGGGTTCAGAGCCCTCCCCTTCATCTTCG CAAATGAGATGCTGGAGAAAGTCGCTGGATTTGGGCTCAACACCAACATGATCACGTACCTGACCGACAAGTACCACCTCAGCACCGTCACCTCCCAAACGATGCTCTTCGTGTGGGGCGCCATCTCCAACTTCGCGCCCATCCCTGGCGCCATCGTTGCCGACATGTACCTCGGCCGGTTCATGGCCGTCGCGCTAGGCTCCGTCGCGTGCCTGATT GGGATGGTCTTCCTATGGCTGACCGCCACGGTCCCTGGAGCGCGGCCGCCTCCGTGCAACGGCGACCAGTGCGCGCCGCCGGGGGCGCGGCACCTCGCGTGGCTACTCGCCGGTTTCGCATTCCTGTCCCTCGGCGCCGGCGGCGTCCGGCCGTGCTCGATGGCGTTCGGCGCGGACCAGTTCTCGAGGCACCCCAAGCAGCGTCGGCTCCGGATCCTGCAGGCCTACTTCAACGCCTACTACGCGTCCATCGGCGTGGCGTTCATGGTCGCCGTCACGGCCATCGTCTACCTGCAGGACAACGTCAGCTGGAACGTCGGGTTCGCCGTCCCGATGGGCCTCATGCTGCTCTCCACGGTCAGCTTCTTCCTGGGATCGGGCCTTTACATCAAGGAGAAGGGCAAGAGGCAGATGTTCGCCGGGATAGGCGCCGCCGTCGGCGCGGCGATCAGGAACCGCGGGGCGCGGTTGCCGGACAAGACCGTCGATGGCGTGTACCATCACCTCAAGGACTGCAAGCTCGCTGTCCCCACGGACAAGCTGAG GTTCTTGAACAAGGCGTGCTTGCTCCGTGCCACCAAGGAGGACGCGCCCTGCAACGGCTCGGACGCGGCGGCCTCCGAGCGGCACGGCCACGACGGGAAGAGGCCGTGCACGGTGGACCAGGTGGAGCAGCTCAAGTCGGCGATCCGCGTCCTGCCGATCTGGTCGTCCACCATCTTCCTCGCGCTGGCCATGAACCAGAGCTTCGCCGTGAAGCAGGCCGATACCATGGACCGGCGCGTCGGCGCGGGCGGGTTCCGCGTTCCCAGCGGCTCCCTGGCCGTCTTCAACATGGCCACCATGTCGCTGTGGTCGGCCAGCTACGACAGGTGGGTCGCGCCGGCGCTGCAGCGGTACACGGGCAACCAGCGCGGGCTCACCATGAAGCAGCGCATCGGTGGGGGTCTGCTCCTCGCCACCGCGTCGACGGCGGTCTCGGCGGCAGTGGagggcgcgcggcggcggctggcGCTGAGCGGGGTCACCATCTCGGCGTTCTGGCTGGTGCCGCAGTTCGCGCTCGTGGGGCTCGCCGAGGCGTTCGGCGTCATCGGGGAGATCGAGTTCTTCTACACCGAGCTGCCCAAGAGCATGGCCAGCTTCAGCATGTCGCTGCTGTACATGGCCTTCGGAGTGGGCAACCTGGCCGGCGCCCTCATCGTGAAGGTGGTCCAGGTGGCGAGCATGCGAGGGGGAAGAACGGGCTGGCTCGTCGACGACTTGAACGCCGGGCACTACGACTACTACTACTGGCTGCTCACGGGCTACGGCGTCGCGAACTTTGTGTACTTCGCTTGGTGCTGCTGGGTGTATGGCGAGGAGGGGAAGAACGTGGAGTGGGAAGAGGAGGGCAACACGGAGCAGCCCTAG
- the LOC110433879 gene encoding malonate--CoA ligase isoform X1: protein MRTQQAWGRGAVARLMTPFNRRAAHASSPHLLRGCSSSSYTVALSRLRRHFTSSSSSSPAYSTRQGTHTFMEVVQEVLKHGSVDGVRAVIRADKKSYSLVQLIAASFDVHNILCSKNMTHNGIQDSSSEGINGTGFLHGARVGIVAKPSPEFVAGVFGTWLSGGVAVPLALSYPEPELLHVMNDSDISMVLSTKEHHEVMENLSIKRSAYCSLLPPITSISSEINPQEPSSNEATSSVSTLITHINSSKKIKGDDPALILYTSGTTGKPKGVVHTHKGILSQVQILSEAWGYRSEDQFLHCLPLHHVHGLFNALFAPLYSGSVVEFIPKFSVSGIWQRWRESYPNDGSKNKEAITVFTGVPTMYTRLLQGYDSMDPDQQSASSYAAKHLRLMMCGSSALPSPLMKRWEEVTGHRLLERYGMTEFVMALSNPLHGIRKEGTVGKPLPRVEAKIIMEDGTETTTGVGELCIRSPSLFKEYWKRPEVTAESFIDGGFFKTGDTVTVDEEGYFIILGRTNADIMKFGGYKLSALEIEAVLLEHDAVLECAVLGLPDEAYGEVICAIIVPKEDAKKTAEQDSKPVLTLEALTSWSKDKLAPYKIPTKLYLWDSLPRNAMGKVNKKELKKLLGA, encoded by the exons ATGCGAACGCAGCAGGCGTGGGGGCGCGGGGCGGTGGCGCGCTTGATGACGCCATTCAATCGCCGCGCGGCCCACGCCTCTTCTCCCCACCTGCTCCGCGGCTGCTCGTCCTCCTCTTATACcgtcgccctctctcgcctccgACGCCACTTcacctcttcttcctcctcctctccaG CATACAGTACCAGACAGGGTACCCATACATTCATGGAGGTGGTTCAAGAAGTCCTTAAGCATGGCTCAGTAGATGGTGTCCGTGCTGTCATACGAGCTGACAAAAAGAGCTACAGCCTTGTCCAGCTCATTGCAGCCTCTTTTGATGTCCACAACATTCTGTGCAGCAAAAAT ATGACACACAATGGAATACAAGATTCTTCTTCCGAAGGAATAAATGGAACAGGATTCCTTCATGGAGCTCGTGTTGGCATTGTGGCTAAACCCTCTCCTGAATTTGTTGCTGGGGTCTTTGGAACCTGGCTTTCTGGTGGAGTTGCAGTACCCCTTGCCCTTAGTTATCCAGAACCTGAGCTTCTTCATGTCATGAATGACTCG GATATTTCTATGGTTTTAAGCACCAAAGAGCATCATGAAGTCATGGAGAACCTTTCTATCAAGCGTTCTGCTTATTGTTCTCTTCTTCCACCTATCACTAGTATATCTTCAGAAATAAATCCCCAAGAACCTTCAAGCAATGAGGCGACTTCATCAGTCTCTACTTTAATAACTCATATCAACAGTTCAAAGAAAATCAAAG GTGATGACCCTGCTCTTATCCTTTACACAAGTGGCACAACTGGTAAACCAAAAGGAGTAGTTCACACCCACAAGGGCATACTTTCTCAG GTTCAAATTCTATCAGAAGCGTGGGGATATCGAAGTGAAGACCAATTTCTGCACTGTCTCCCGCTGCATC ATGTGCATGGCCTTTTCAATGCTCTATTTGCGCCCCTTTATTCAGGATCAGTG gttgagtttataccaaaatTCAGTGTAAGCGGGATATGGCAGAGATGGCGAGAATCATATCCCAACGATGGTAGTAAAAATAAAGAGGCTATTACAGTATTTACTGGA GTTCCAACCATGTATACACGTCTGCTGCAAGGGTATGATAGTATGGATCCTGATCAACAGTCGGCCTCTTCTTATGCTGCAAAGCATCTGAGGTTAATG ATGTGTGGATCATCAGCTCTTCCGTCCCCACTTATGAAGAGGTGGGAGGAAGTGACAGGCCACCGTCTTTTGGAACGCTATGGTATGACTGAG TTTGTCATGGCATTGTCTAATCCATTGCATGGTATCCGAAAAGAAGGTACAGTTGGTAAACCCCTTCCACGCGTTGAG GCCAAGATTATTATGGAGGATGGAACTGAAACTACAACTGGAGTTGGTGAGCTCTGCATTAGAAGTCCATCCCTTTTCAAGGAGTATTGGAAAAGACCAGAG GTCACAGCAGAATCCTTCATTGATGGCGGATTCTTCAAGACAGGTGATACAGTAACTGTAGATGAGGAAGGATACTTCATAATTTTGGGAC GCACAAATGCAGACATTATGAAATTTGGTGGTTACAAGCTGTCAGCTTTAGAAATTGAGGCAGTACTGTTAGAG CATGATGCTGTACTGGAATGCGCTGTCCTTGGCTTGCCTGATGAAGCCTATGGAGAGGTTATATGTGCAATAATTGTGCCTAAAGAGGATGCAAAGAAAACGGCCGAGCAGGACTCAAAGCCAGTGCTAACCTTGGAAGCATTGACAAGTTGGTCGAAAGATAAGCTTGCTCCATACAAG ATTCCAACAAAACTATACCTGTGGGATTCGCTTCCTCGGAATGCCATGGGAAAG GTTAACAAGAAGGAGCTGAAGAAATTATTAGGAGCTTAG
- the LOC110433879 gene encoding malonate--CoA ligase isoform X2, whose amino-acid sequence MVLGEDSRRPGTRQGTHTFMEVVQEVLKHGSVDGVRAVIRADKKSYSLVQLIAASFDVHNILCSKNMTHNGIQDSSSEGINGTGFLHGARVGIVAKPSPEFVAGVFGTWLSGGVAVPLALSYPEPELLHVMNDSDISMVLSTKEHHEVMENLSIKRSAYCSLLPPITSISSEINPQEPSSNEATSSVSTLITHINSSKKIKGDDPALILYTSGTTGKPKGVVHTHKGILSQVQILSEAWGYRSEDQFLHCLPLHHVHGLFNALFAPLYSGSVVEFIPKFSVSGIWQRWRESYPNDGSKNKEAITVFTGVPTMYTRLLQGYDSMDPDQQSASSYAAKHLRLMMCGSSALPSPLMKRWEEVTGHRLLERYGMTEFVMALSNPLHGIRKEGTVGKPLPRVEAKIIMEDGTETTTGVGELCIRSPSLFKEYWKRPEVTAESFIDGGFFKTGDTVTVDEEGYFIILGRTNADIMKFGGYKLSALEIEAVLLEHDAVLECAVLGLPDEAYGEVICAIIVPKEDAKKTAEQDSKPVLTLEALTSWSKDKLAPYKIPTKLYLWDSLPRNAMGKVNKKELKKLLGA is encoded by the exons atggtgctcggggaggaTTCCCGTAGACCTGG TACCAGACAGGGTACCCATACATTCATGGAGGTGGTTCAAGAAGTCCTTAAGCATGGCTCAGTAGATGGTGTCCGTGCTGTCATACGAGCTGACAAAAAGAGCTACAGCCTTGTCCAGCTCATTGCAGCCTCTTTTGATGTCCACAACATTCTGTGCAGCAAAAAT ATGACACACAATGGAATACAAGATTCTTCTTCCGAAGGAATAAATGGAACAGGATTCCTTCATGGAGCTCGTGTTGGCATTGTGGCTAAACCCTCTCCTGAATTTGTTGCTGGGGTCTTTGGAACCTGGCTTTCTGGTGGAGTTGCAGTACCCCTTGCCCTTAGTTATCCAGAACCTGAGCTTCTTCATGTCATGAATGACTCG GATATTTCTATGGTTTTAAGCACCAAAGAGCATCATGAAGTCATGGAGAACCTTTCTATCAAGCGTTCTGCTTATTGTTCTCTTCTTCCACCTATCACTAGTATATCTTCAGAAATAAATCCCCAAGAACCTTCAAGCAATGAGGCGACTTCATCAGTCTCTACTTTAATAACTCATATCAACAGTTCAAAGAAAATCAAAG GTGATGACCCTGCTCTTATCCTTTACACAAGTGGCACAACTGGTAAACCAAAAGGAGTAGTTCACACCCACAAGGGCATACTTTCTCAG GTTCAAATTCTATCAGAAGCGTGGGGATATCGAAGTGAAGACCAATTTCTGCACTGTCTCCCGCTGCATC ATGTGCATGGCCTTTTCAATGCTCTATTTGCGCCCCTTTATTCAGGATCAGTG gttgagtttataccaaaatTCAGTGTAAGCGGGATATGGCAGAGATGGCGAGAATCATATCCCAACGATGGTAGTAAAAATAAAGAGGCTATTACAGTATTTACTGGA GTTCCAACCATGTATACACGTCTGCTGCAAGGGTATGATAGTATGGATCCTGATCAACAGTCGGCCTCTTCTTATGCTGCAAAGCATCTGAGGTTAATG ATGTGTGGATCATCAGCTCTTCCGTCCCCACTTATGAAGAGGTGGGAGGAAGTGACAGGCCACCGTCTTTTGGAACGCTATGGTATGACTGAG TTTGTCATGGCATTGTCTAATCCATTGCATGGTATCCGAAAAGAAGGTACAGTTGGTAAACCCCTTCCACGCGTTGAG GCCAAGATTATTATGGAGGATGGAACTGAAACTACAACTGGAGTTGGTGAGCTCTGCATTAGAAGTCCATCCCTTTTCAAGGAGTATTGGAAAAGACCAGAG GTCACAGCAGAATCCTTCATTGATGGCGGATTCTTCAAGACAGGTGATACAGTAACTGTAGATGAGGAAGGATACTTCATAATTTTGGGAC GCACAAATGCAGACATTATGAAATTTGGTGGTTACAAGCTGTCAGCTTTAGAAATTGAGGCAGTACTGTTAGAG CATGATGCTGTACTGGAATGCGCTGTCCTTGGCTTGCCTGATGAAGCCTATGGAGAGGTTATATGTGCAATAATTGTGCCTAAAGAGGATGCAAAGAAAACGGCCGAGCAGGACTCAAAGCCAGTGCTAACCTTGGAAGCATTGACAAGTTGGTCGAAAGATAAGCTTGCTCCATACAAG ATTCCAACAAAACTATACCTGTGGGATTCGCTTCCTCGGAATGCCATGGGAAAG GTTAACAAGAAGGAGCTGAAGAAATTATTAGGAGCTTAG
- the LOC110433879 gene encoding malonate--CoA ligase isoform X3, with protein sequence MEVVQEVLKHGSVDGVRAVIRADKKSYSLVQLIAASFDVHNILCSKNMTHNGIQDSSSEGINGTGFLHGARVGIVAKPSPEFVAGVFGTWLSGGVAVPLALSYPEPELLHVMNDSDISMVLSTKEHHEVMENLSIKRSAYCSLLPPITSISSEINPQEPSSNEATSSVSTLITHINSSKKIKGDDPALILYTSGTTGKPKGVVHTHKGILSQVQILSEAWGYRSEDQFLHCLPLHHVHGLFNALFAPLYSGSVVEFIPKFSVSGIWQRWRESYPNDGSKNKEAITVFTGVPTMYTRLLQGYDSMDPDQQSASSYAAKHLRLMMCGSSALPSPLMKRWEEVTGHRLLERYGMTEFVMALSNPLHGIRKEGTVGKPLPRVEAKIIMEDGTETTTGVGELCIRSPSLFKEYWKRPEVTAESFIDGGFFKTGDTVTVDEEGYFIILGRTNADIMKFGGYKLSALEIEAVLLEHDAVLECAVLGLPDEAYGEVICAIIVPKEDAKKTAEQDSKPVLTLEALTSWSKDKLAPYKIPTKLYLWDSLPRNAMGKVNKKELKKLLGA encoded by the exons ATGGAGGTGGTTCAAGAAGTCCTTAAGCATGGCTCAGTAGATGGTGTCCGTGCTGTCATACGAGCTGACAAAAAGAGCTACAGCCTTGTCCAGCTCATTGCAGCCTCTTTTGATGTCCACAACATTCTGTGCAGCAAAAAT ATGACACACAATGGAATACAAGATTCTTCTTCCGAAGGAATAAATGGAACAGGATTCCTTCATGGAGCTCGTGTTGGCATTGTGGCTAAACCCTCTCCTGAATTTGTTGCTGGGGTCTTTGGAACCTGGCTTTCTGGTGGAGTTGCAGTACCCCTTGCCCTTAGTTATCCAGAACCTGAGCTTCTTCATGTCATGAATGACTCG GATATTTCTATGGTTTTAAGCACCAAAGAGCATCATGAAGTCATGGAGAACCTTTCTATCAAGCGTTCTGCTTATTGTTCTCTTCTTCCACCTATCACTAGTATATCTTCAGAAATAAATCCCCAAGAACCTTCAAGCAATGAGGCGACTTCATCAGTCTCTACTTTAATAACTCATATCAACAGTTCAAAGAAAATCAAAG GTGATGACCCTGCTCTTATCCTTTACACAAGTGGCACAACTGGTAAACCAAAAGGAGTAGTTCACACCCACAAGGGCATACTTTCTCAG GTTCAAATTCTATCAGAAGCGTGGGGATATCGAAGTGAAGACCAATTTCTGCACTGTCTCCCGCTGCATC ATGTGCATGGCCTTTTCAATGCTCTATTTGCGCCCCTTTATTCAGGATCAGTG gttgagtttataccaaaatTCAGTGTAAGCGGGATATGGCAGAGATGGCGAGAATCATATCCCAACGATGGTAGTAAAAATAAAGAGGCTATTACAGTATTTACTGGA GTTCCAACCATGTATACACGTCTGCTGCAAGGGTATGATAGTATGGATCCTGATCAACAGTCGGCCTCTTCTTATGCTGCAAAGCATCTGAGGTTAATG ATGTGTGGATCATCAGCTCTTCCGTCCCCACTTATGAAGAGGTGGGAGGAAGTGACAGGCCACCGTCTTTTGGAACGCTATGGTATGACTGAG TTTGTCATGGCATTGTCTAATCCATTGCATGGTATCCGAAAAGAAGGTACAGTTGGTAAACCCCTTCCACGCGTTGAG GCCAAGATTATTATGGAGGATGGAACTGAAACTACAACTGGAGTTGGTGAGCTCTGCATTAGAAGTCCATCCCTTTTCAAGGAGTATTGGAAAAGACCAGAG GTCACAGCAGAATCCTTCATTGATGGCGGATTCTTCAAGACAGGTGATACAGTAACTGTAGATGAGGAAGGATACTTCATAATTTTGGGAC GCACAAATGCAGACATTATGAAATTTGGTGGTTACAAGCTGTCAGCTTTAGAAATTGAGGCAGTACTGTTAGAG CATGATGCTGTACTGGAATGCGCTGTCCTTGGCTTGCCTGATGAAGCCTATGGAGAGGTTATATGTGCAATAATTGTGCCTAAAGAGGATGCAAAGAAAACGGCCGAGCAGGACTCAAAGCCAGTGCTAACCTTGGAAGCATTGACAAGTTGGTCGAAAGATAAGCTTGCTCCATACAAG ATTCCAACAAAACTATACCTGTGGGATTCGCTTCCTCGGAATGCCATGGGAAAG GTTAACAAGAAGGAGCTGAAGAAATTATTAGGAGCTTAG